From Rhodococcus sp. B7740:
TCCGACGTCGCCGGTTCGGTGTCGACACCGCAGGACGAGAGCAGGGATGCAACAAGGACCGCGCCGAGGACGACGTGCAAGCGGGGGAGTGTCTTCACAACTTAAGTAAACCAAACCTAAGTCAATGGTGAAGAGTCGGTCAATCGTCGTACTCGACTCGCACCGACACCGGGTCGGTCTGGAGTGCTCGGAAGCCCGCGCCGATGAGGCGTCCGAGCACCGGATTGTTCGAGAAGGATCGCGCTCGGAGCGCGACGTCGTCGTCGGGAACGAACGTTGCTGTGCCGGTACGCCATCGGCTGCCCACACGAATTCTGATTCTGGGTTCGTCGGTGATGTTGGCTCCCCAACCGGATCGGGTTCCGTGCTGGGAGATCAGCCAGGCTCCGGTCTCGTCGAACACTGCCGACACCGGTACCTGCCTGCGCAGGCCGGACTTGCGGCCGACGGTCTCGATATCGGTGACCAGGGAGGTCCGGACGCCGATCGACGTGAGTCCGTTGACGACCGGATTCGCGATGTGCTTGCCGATCCAGCGCTCGCGGCGAAACTTCGTCGCGGAGGCAGATGTCTCGACCCGAGCGGAGCCCCGGCGATTGCGGAACGCGTCCCAGCCGTTGCGCTGCATCATCGTAGCCGCAGTCTTCCATGCCGGACGGCTCGAATTCGGTTGCCGCCCAGCACCGATGAGCTGTAACTGGTCGGTGTGCCACTGCAGATCGAGAGCGCCGTTGATCTGCTTGAACGCACTGGATTTCGACGGAACGCGCAGAGCCACGCGCGGCGATTCGACCCGGTCGAGAGTGCCGTCGACCAGAGAGTTCGCGACGGCAGGGGTGAGGGCGGTCGGACGGCCGAGGCCCACCATGTCGCACTCACCCGATTGCACTGCCGCATTCATCACCGAGCGGGTACGGAAGCCGCCGGTGACTGCCAGTGGCACGCTTGCGGCCGCGTCTCGCACCGTCCGCGCGTACTCCAGGAAGTACGCCTCGCGATCGCGGGTGCTCGCGGTGCCCATCATCGCCGGTGATTCATAACTGCCACCGCTGATTTCGATGAGATCTATGGATTCCCGAACGAGATGCTCGACGGTGATGCGTGATTCTTCCTCGCTGAACCCGCCGCGTTGGAAGTCCGCCGAATTCAGCTTGATTCCCACTGCGAAACTCGGCGACACCGCCGCTCTGATTGCGCGGACGACTTCGAGCACGAATCGCATCCGTCCGTCGAGGTCGCCGCCCCAGGCGTCGTCGCGTCGATTGGACAGCGGCGACAGGAACTGCGACACCAGGTAGCCGTGCGCCCCGTGGATCTGGACGCCGTCGAAGCCGGCCGTCTCGGCCACAGCCGCCGCGGTGGCGAATCGACCGATGATGTCGTGGATCTCGTTCTCGCTCAACGCCCGAGGTGCCGGAATCCCCGGGATGTTGGGTGCGATGGCAGATGGCGCAACGGGCTTGGTGCGGGTGACGAGCGGATTGGCCTGTCGACCGGGGTGATTGAGCTGCATCCAGATGGGTGCACCGCCGTCGGACGTCGCTTTCGCCCAGCGGGCCAGCGCATCGCGGTCGCGGTCGTCTTCGATGACGACATTGCCCGGTTCGCCGAGATGGGACCGGTCGACCATCACGTTGCCGGTCACCACCAGGCCGTAGCCGCCGGCACCCCACCGGCGGTACAGCGTTTCGAGGCGCGAGTCCGGGCCGTGCTCGGCGGTGGACAGTCCTTCGCTGAGAGCTGCCTTCATCACGCGATTCGGCAGGATCTGCCCGCAGGCGAGGGTGAGCGGGCTGCTCAGGTCGATCACGTCGGTGTCAGGGGACATGGCGTTGCTCCGGTTCCTGGACTGCGGCTCCAGCTATGATGGACAACATAGCTACAGAGGGACTGTAGATGTAACGAGTCGTCACGTCAATCATTGTGGCGTCCTCGGGAGGGGTTGGGATGGCGAATCGAAGCAGTGCTCGGGACGACATGTTGCGCAGCGCCGCACACCTGTTTCGTCGACGCGGTGTCGACGCGACCTCGCTGGCGGACGTCATCGATCACGCGGGCGCACCGCGCGGCTCGATCTATCACCACTTTCCGGGCGGCAAACCTCAGTTGGTGGAAGAGGCGACCCGTACTGCGGGCGCCGCGATGAGCGCCATGATCTCGGCCGGCCTGGCTTCGGCCGGTCCGTCTGCGACCGTGCGGGCGATTCTGGACGGATTCCGCGGCGAACTGCTGGCCACGGATTTCGTGGCGGGCTGTCCTGTCGCGCCTGCTGCGCTCGAGGGGTTGCATGCGCCGCAGGCGGTGGCCGCGGCAGGTGAGTCCTTCTCGTCCTGGGAGGACGTGATCGCGGCGTCGCTGTGGCAGCGCGGATTGACTCGCGAGCGGTCGTACTCGTTGGCGACATTCGCGATCGCCGCCATCGAAGGTGCGCTGATCATGGCCAAGGCGCAGCGCTCCACGGCGGCGTTGGATCGGACCGAGGGGGAGCTGTCGGCCCTGCTGGAGGCGGTACTGGAGGCGTCGGCCGGCCGCTGACGTCGGTCAGGATGGGCTGCCGGTATTGCTATAACTGACAGTTACAGCTAACTTTCCTTCAATAACTATGCCGAACGTCATAGTGGAAGGAAGCTCCGATGTCGTCACCCACTACCTCCCGTCATCTGGCGGATGTGCCGCAATTTCGACGGCGATACCTCGCGCTGATCGTCATCTGCGCGGCCGAGCTGCTCGTCGTGCTGGACAACACCGTCGTCAATGTCGCCCTGCCCTCGATGGGGCTGCAGCTGCGTGCCGACATCAGTGGGTTGCAGTGGGTGGTCGACGCCTACACGCTCACGTTCGCGGGATTGCTGCTTGCGTTCGGTCATCTCGGTGATCGCTACGGTCGGAAGAAGATCATGGTGGTCGGGCTGGCCGGTATCGCGGTGATGTCGGTGGGCGGTGCCGTGGCCGCCGATCTCGGGCAGGTGGTCGCGGCCCGAGCAGCTATGGGTGTGTGTGCGGCCGCGGTGTTTCCGGCGACCCTTGCCCTGATCATCAACATCTTCACCGACGCCAAGGAGCGAGCGCTGGCCATCGCGGCCTGGACTGCCATGGCCGGGTTCGCCATCGCCATTGGCCCGACGGCGGGCGGATTCCTGCTAGAGCATTTCTCGTGGCACTCGGTGTTCTGGATCAATGTCCCTGTGGCACTGCTCGTTCTGGTGGCTGCGCTGGCTTGCGTGCCGGAGTCGAAAGCAGAGCACGTCGGTAAGTACGATCCTCTGGGCATCGCGCTGTCGTTGGCGGGCATCACGGTGTTGGTCTGGGCGATCATCGAAGCGCCACACAACGGTTGGTTGTCTGCTACGAGCATCGGAGCCTACCTGGCAGGATCGGCTGCCATCGTCGCATTCGTCTGGTGGGAGCTGCGAACACCGTCTCCGGTGCTGGATCTGAACCTGTTTCGGAACCGGCGATTCTCACTGCCCGCCTTGGCAATTGCCGTGGCGTACTTCAGTATGTTCGGCTTCCTGTTCATGATCACCCAGTATTTCCAGGGTGTGATGGAGTTGACCCCACTGCAGTTCGGTGTCCACTCGCTGCCCTTCGCGATATCCATCGCAATCGGTGCGCCGCTGGCGACGATCATCGCCCAACGCATCGGAACCACGGCCGTGATCGTCTTCGGTTTGGTGGTGATGAGCATCGGCATGTTCATCGCAGGGCAGGTGAAGGTCGAAACGCCCTATCTGGGGCCGGTTCTCGTCTCGATGGTTCTGATGGGCCTCGGCTTGGCGATCGTGCAGGGCCCTGCCACCGAGTCGATCATGTCCTCGGTGACGCTCGACGAGGCAGGTGCAGGATCCGCGGTGAACGACACCACCCGCGAGATCGGCGGAACTCTCGGAGTTGCCGTGCTCGGGTCGATCGTCGCATCGGTCTACACCGCACAGGTGAGTCCGAAGATCGATGCGATTCCCGACGCGATCATGGAGCCGTATCAGAAGGCGTTCGCTCGCGAGACCGTCGTCAGCGTCATCGAGATCGTGAAAGCACCCACGAACCCGATCTTTGCGACGCAGAAGGCCGACCTGATCCACGCGATGAAGGCGGCCTCGTTGGAGGGCTTCCAGCTCGCGTCGTTTGTCACCGTCGCGGCTGCGATGACGTGCGCGATCGCTGTTGCGCTGTTCCTGCCGTGGCGACGCCCCGAGGGGAGCGGTGTTCTTCTGGCGTGGCGTGAATCCAAGGACGCCGACGGGGTCAGTTGAACGGCGTTCCGCCGGTGACGGCGATGGTCTCGCCGGTGATGTAGCTCGACTCGTTCGATGCCAGGAACACATAGGACGGAGCCAACTCCGCGGGCTGGCCCGGGCGTCCGAGCGGTACGGTCTCACCGAACTTCTCGTACTTCTCGGCCGGCATCGTCGCGGGAATGAGCGGCGTCCAGATCGGTCCGGGTGCAACAGCATTGACACGGATGCCACGCTCTGCAAGATCGCCGGCGAGGCCTTTGGTGAAGGCCACGATTCCTGCCTTGGTCGTCGCGTAGTCCAGCAGTTCCGGAGAGGGATTCGATGCCTGAATCGAGGTCGTGTTGATGATCGTCGATCCTGCGTCCATGATTGCGGCAGCGCGTTTGGAGATCCAGAACAAGGCGTACAGGTTGGTGTTGAGTACCCGATCGAACTGCTCGGTGGTGATATCGGCGATGCCGCCCATCTGAGCCATTTGGAAAGCGGCGTTGTTGACGACGATGTCGAGCCCGCCGAGGACCTCGGAGGCGGTGTCGACCAGCTGCACGCACTGGGACTCGTCGGTGAGATCGCAGGCGATGGCTCTACCGGCGCGCCCCGCTCCTTCGATGAGGTCGACAGTGGTCTGCGCGTCCGGACCTTCGGATTCGAGGTGTGCGATGACCACGTCGGCACCCTCGCGTGCGAATGCCAGTGCAACAGCACGGCCGATGCCCGAGTCGCCGCCGGTGATCAGTGCTTTGCGGCCGTGCAGTCGATCCGATCCACGGTAGGAATTCTCGCCGTGATCGGGCGTGGAGACCATGTCGCGGGTCAGTCCCGGGTGCTCGAGGCGACCTTGCTCAGCCCGGTCGGGCATCGAAAATGCGGTGGTCGGGTCGGACTTGCTGAACTGGTCGGACATTGTCGATCCTTGCCTCGGTGTGCGTGAAGTGCTCCACGCGGCAAGTCGAACGAGCCGCTTCGGTTCAGTGGAGACGACTCACGGCCGCAGCCGTTGGTGAGTCCATGTCAGCCCAGGGTCACCGAAACGACGAACTGGTAAACCTCGACAGGTCAGGCTGCGCGAGGATCGTCGACGATCGTCGCCAAACCCAGCGCGTCGAGGACCATGCGTGCGGGCCGCGTCGGAGCGAAGATCTCGAGGCGGTCTGACGCGCGAGCGGCAGCGTCGATGATCACGCTCGCTGCGCCCGAGTACATAAACGACACCGCCGACAAGTCCAGCAGCACAACCGATTCGCCGCGCAGCGCCTCGTCGAGTTCCCCAGCCAAGCTGGAGCGCGATGTCAAATCGAGTTCGCCGCCGGCACGAACCACCGTCAGGCGAGGCGAGTAGGACTCGATACCGATCGAGAAGCGAGCATCGGCGGTCTCGGCGGTTGCGAAGCGGGAATCGAAGTGGTCGGTTACAGTCACGGTGCGAACCTCTCAGTTCGGATGGCCTAACGACCGACATGCGCTGGGTGGAACCCGAGGGCTACAGGTTCCGTTGCATGCCGTGCAGTAATCCTGACAGCGCAACGTCACCGAATCGAAGACTGATCATCACGGATCGATAGCTAGTCGGTAACGAAGAGGTAACGGCAGATGTGACGGCGCTGAGCATCGTTCAGGGCAGTGTGTGGCCTGCCGTCCGGAACAGGCGGTACCACTCCTGCCTGGTCAGGCGTAGATCGGAACCTCCGGCGGCCTCGACGACTCGATCGGGGTTCGTGGTGCCGAGCACGACCTGGATGTCGGCCGGGTGCCGGGTGATCCAGGCCGTTGCCACGGCCGACGGGGTGGAGCCGTGTACGTCGGCGATCTCGTCGAGCGCCACGTTGAGTTCGGGGTAGTTCTCGCGGTCACCCACGAACACACCGGAGGACGTCCCGCTCTGGAACGGTGACCATGCCTGCAGGGTGATGCCGCGCGTTCTCGCGTAGTCCAGCAGACCGTTGTCGCGGTCGATCGACTGATCCTCGGTGCCCATGTTGGCGGTCAGCCCCGACGCGATCAACGGCGAGTGCACGATGCTCAGCTGTACTTGATCGAAGAGAATCGGTTGTTTCACAGCGGTTTTCAGCAACTCGATCTGGCCGGGTGTGTGATTGGAGACGCCGAAGCCCAGGACCTTGCCAGACTCGTGCAGGTGATCGAACGCTGCTGCGACCTCCTCCGGCTCGACGAGGGCGTCCGGTCGGTGCAGCAGAAGTGTGTCCAGGTGATCGACACCGAGGGCCGCGAGTGACGCCTCGACCGTGGTGACGATGTGTTCTTCGGAGAAGTCGAACCAGCCGTCGCGGATACCGACCTTGCTCTGAATGCTGATGGCCTCACGCTGCGACGGGGTCAGTGTCACCGCGTCGCCGAATCGTTTCTCGCACGTGTGCGGGGCACCGCCGTAGATATCCGCGTGATCGAACACCGTCACGCCCACATCGAGGGCAGTGTCCACCAACCTCCTGATCCGGGAGTCGTCCACGTCGGTGATGCGCATGAACCCCAGCACGATGCTCGAGACTTCTGTTCCGGTGTGGGGGAGGGGGAATGTACGCATGGCGTCTACTCGAACTCGAGTCGCATGGATTGACTCGTCATCTGCAAGATGAGCACGAAGCCGGTGAGAGTCACCACGATCGGTGCCCACAGGACGACGGCGACGAACGTGTCGACACCTCTGTCCACCACGATGTACACCGCGACGATGGAGGTAGCCAGCACACACAGCGCTATGTGTGCGGCCAGCCTCCATTTGTCGAAGAGGAAACCGGCCAGCATGCCGAGGGGTATGAGAAACGTGCACTTTCCGAGTGTCACCTCGGGCTCGAAGTCCGCGGTGATGGTGGCCCCGAAAATCGCGATATCGGCGATGACGACGAACGCGAAGGCCTGCCGGAGCGTCGGCCATGGACCGAACCACCAGAATGCGCCCATGATGTACGCGGCGATCATGCACGTCCACTGCACTATCGACGGGATCGGGGTGGTGGCACCGTAACCGAATGCCATCTCGAGGGTCACCACGACGGCCATGGCCAGACTCGCAGCCGAGACGACCCGTTTGACCCCCGTGGTCAGCGCGAGGGAGGCCATTACTCCGACACCCCAGTGATAGTGCTCGTTCGGCCGGTACGAAGCGCGTGTCACGTGTGTCCCCTTCCGTCGACCGCTTCAGGATTCAATCACACGCGACCGTGACGAGGATCATGTTTCTGCACTTCACCAGCTGATGCGTCCAGCGATCGAAGCGGCGTTCAGCCGATCAGCCGGTGTAACAGTTCGGGAAGCGTTTCGCCGATGTCGTGGCGACTGGCCACGCGGTAGCGAGCGCTGTCACCGAGTCGGCGCCGTCGATCCGCGTCACCGATCACGGTCGAGATCGCCTCGGCCAGAGCCGCGGAGTCACCGGGTTCGACCAGTACCCCCGCGCCGTCGGAGAGAAATTCGTGGGTACCGCCGTGATCCGTTCCGATCACCGGCAGCCCGTGCGACATTGCCTCCAGTACCGACAACGGACCGGCCTCCGGGGACGTACTGGCCGAAATCACGACATCCCACCTGCGGAGTGCGGACTCTGCATCGGTGTGCCCGAGAAACTCCACCCTGCCGGCGAGGTCCGATTCGGCGGCACGTTCGTGGAGCTCCGATACGTAGTCGCGATCGCCGGGAAAGCTTCCGCCGGCCAACTCGACTCGGATGCCGGGAAGTGTGGCGACGGCATCGAGGAGAACTCGGTGCCCCTTCCAGGGTGTCAACAACGCCAACATGCCGACCACCGGTGGGGTGTGAAGTTCGCCGCCGAAACGGGTCACCGGCCACGGCACTCCGTTGTGTGCCACCACCACCGGAAGGCCTGCCGCGCGGAGCGGAACGGCCGTTGCTTCCGAGACCGACACCGCGACCCGAATTGCCGGGCGGGAGAATCGAACCACCACGCGCTGCTTGAGAGAGTTCATGGTGTCGTGAACGAGCCAGGACGCACCGCGGGTCGGCCGGCACAATCGTGCGACCGGGAGCGCGAACAGGGAATTGACGACAGTTGTCGTGTCGGGCGCGCGCACGACGGAGCGCACTGCGCGTGCGGCACCGATCCACCTTCCGAGCAGGCGCAGCGCGGCGATACCGCGTGCGGCACCGTGCTCACCCCCGAGACCGAGTTCGTCGATCCGAATGTGCCGGGTTCCGCTCGGCAGGCGACGCGCCAATGGTCCCGCGGGGCAGGCGATCACAGTTCTGTGGCCGCGGCGCTCGGCCTCGTCGATCAAATTGAGCAGCACCTTCTCCGCACCGGAAACCTGTCCGGTGTGGGCCAGAAAGAGCACGGTCGACTCGTCGGTCATGTGTTGGCCTGTCTGTGTGGCAAGGGTGGTTCGCGAAAGCGAACTCGTGACTCGTCAGGCATGGTGCAGTAGAGCGACGGGGTCTCCGCACATCCTCTGCAGCGCTGAATCGACGACCGCGACGTCGATCATCTTGCTGCAGAACGATGCCGTGTAGGTCCGCCCACCGGCAATCTCGGCAATGAGCATCGTGCAGCCGTCCGGGCCGTCCGGCTCGAGTGATGCGGCCATCTGCGGTGGCCTGCCGTCGTCGACCCAGTCGAGGTGATCGAACACTCGCACTCGCCCGAGGTCGCTGACGGCCAACCTCAATGTCCCAGGAACGTCGACGACCGAATCGTCGACCTGCGGTCCAGCGGACGACCGAACTCGCGTTGCGATGTCGCGGAGCTGCGACATCCCCAGTACCGCTAGCGGCCAACCGGATTCGATCACCTCACGCATCGCCGTAGCGATAGCGACGGGTGTCGTGCCCGACGGCAGGTGAAGTGGAATACCGACGGCGAAGTTCCCGTGCGAATTCTGTTGTGCGGGATCGAGGTAGCGTCGACTGTTGAACAAGACCATGATGTGCTCGGCGACGTCGACGCCCTCTGCGCGCAGTGCCGCGCTCCACAGCGCGATCGAGATCGACGCGGCTGTCGCACCCGGCATGTTCTCGGCCGTCCAGTGCTTGAGTTCGTCCACCCGTGCTCGGCTCATGTACCCGGCACGGCTGACTTTCGCGGTTTCCCAGTTCTCGATTCTTCGGCGGGGAGCAGACCCGTCGTCGACCTCGGGTCTATGGCGTCCGCGCAGCCTACGGAAGTCCAAGATGGTCTTGGGGTTCCGAGAATAGTGACGCCACAATGCTTTCCACGTGGAACTCGCGGGCAATCCTGCCGCGAGCCCGGGAACCAGTGTCCCGTCGGCATCGTCGCAGAATGCCGCCAACATCATCACGCCGAGCTGGCCATCTCCGATTCCGTGCGAGTAGTCGATGGCGAGATGGTCGTCGAACACGATCACGTCGAGCGGGCTGCGCTTGCCGTCTCGGGATCGAATCTCGGTGAGCATCCGACCCAGGTCGTTCGTGGGGCCGGTACTCGAGGTGACGTTGTCACCTGCGATGTCGGTGCGGTAGCGCCAATGCTTATTGTCCGACCGCGGTTCCAGTGCGAGGTGTGCCTCGGCATCGGCCTGTTCGGCGGACGTGAGCGTTCGTCTCGTACGTCCGACGTCGAGACCACGGACCGGACCGACAGCGGTGATTATTCGGGTGTCGGCGAACACTCGATCCAGCGCAGTCGCGCGGTAGCGGTGCTCAGCGGACGGCATCGACGACCTCCTGCATTCGACTGCGGAAGTTGGCGCGAGAAAAGCCTTCCGCCCACGTACGGATGGCGGCGCGGTCGTAGTCCGCAGGGTCGAAGGAGCGCATGGCCTCGGCGAATCCGGCGATCACGTCGTCGTCGGAGCCTGGAGATACGTGCACCCCGGTCTTCCCGGGTACCACCGAGTCCATCGCACCGCCGTCGCCCAGGGCGATGACGGGTGTTCCGGTTGCCATGGACTCGACGGGGACGATCCCGAAGTCCTCTACGCCCGGCATCAGAAGGGCTCGCGTCGTGCGGTGCAGTTCGAGAAGCTTCTCGTGTGAAACTCGTCCCAAGAAGGTCGTTTTGGGTCCGGCAAGTTCTCGGCAGGCGTTCATTGCGCGACCGTCTCCTGCCACCACGAGGGGAACGTCGGCTTCGGCGGCAGCGCGGACAGCGATGTCCGGACGCTTGTAGGGGACAAGGCGTCCCGCGAGCAGGAAGAAGTTCTCTCGCTCGACGGACGGATCCGGTGTGAATCCCTCGGTGTCGACGGGAGGATGGACAACCACTGCGTCGTCGCGCCCCCACCAGTTGTCGATACGACGCGCAACTGCACTCGAATTGGCCACCACGGTGGTCAGTTTCGGTGCGGCGGCTATCTCGCATCGACGTGCGACGGCCGACAATGCCGTCAGTATCGCCGCTCCGGCTCGACCGCCACCCTCGCCTGCGCGCAACTCGGGGTCCCAGGCCCACCGTGCCGGGCTGTGTACATAGGCGATCACCGGGGAGTCGGTGGCGAACACGGCCTGGGTAGCGAAGGCATGGTGGCTGACGACCACGGCATCGAAACCGGTGAGCGGCATTCGGCGAAAGGCCAGCGGCATCAGCGGAAGAACGGGCGCGTACGACCGTTGGCCCAACGCGTTGTACACCCGATTGAGGCCGGTCGTGTGCGGCTCGCGACTGATTCCGGCCGGTACCCCGGACGGCCGGGAGATCGGCGCGAACACCTCGGCCGCAGGCCAGTGCAGAGCAAGTTGCTCGATGACGTGCTCGGATCCGGCGATCTCGGTGAATCTTTCGTGTACGACGGCAATTCTGTCAGCTGGCATGTCTCTGGCCTTCCGGCGCGATCGTCTGTGCGGTCCGTTCCACCCGTCGGGTCGACCTACCGCTCTGCAGGACCAGATGTACGGGGATGTCGAAGTCGTCGAGCAGCCGCAGTGCGGCGGTTGCCGCCTTCTTGTCTCGTCCGCGTTTCGAAACCAGCACCACCACGGTCTCGACGTCACCCACGTCGAGGTGCTGCCACCACTGGTCCGATACGCCGAATTCTGCAGTGGCTCGGCGAGGTTCGGTTGTCCGGCCCTGATCGTGATCCGACTCCGACACGGCACTCTCGCCGACCAACAGGACGATCACGCTCTCGCCCTTGGGAGCAGCGTGTCGAGCGCCTCTCGAGGCAGTCCGGTCGCCGCGTTCGAGCGCAGCGATCCGCGCAGCTACGGCAGGCGGCACCGTATCGCCCGACTTCGGGTCGAAGTGTGCACCGTACTTGCGCGAGACCCGACGGGCCCAGGAGCGAGAGGGCTTGCGTCCGAGGCGTCCTCGGAGCAGCACGATCAGTTCGGCCGCGACGATGAGAGCAGCGAGCGCTGCGACGAGTGCCTCCGAGACCGGTTTCGGAGATACCGGAGTGGTGCTCTGGTCGGGGTTCGACAGCACGACGAGTCGATCTCCGCCCGCTGTGGCCTGAACCTCGCTCAGGCGGGCGCGCAGATCGGCCAGCTCGGAGACGGCCGCGGGCCGACTCGGATCGTCGGGTGCCAGGGCATCGATTCGAGCCTGTTGCGCGTCGACTGCGGACTGTGCATCGCTCGTACGATCGCCGGAGTCGCGAATTGCATTGGCAGTGCTGGTGCTTGCCATGGTCGACACCATCGCCTCGGCCAGATCCGCGGCGAGTTCGGGAGATCGGGTTGTCACCGTCACGATGAGCAGTGCAGGCGAGGTGCCGGGGGAGAGCTCCACGCTCGAGGCGAGTTCCGCTGCGTCCATATCGGAATCGACCTGAGCGAGTACCTCGTCGAGAACACTGCGATCGGTTGCCAGTTCCATGAACGGCGCGCGCATCTGCTCGATGAACGCGTCACCGGGGACAAGAGTCTGGGCCGGTTCGATCTCGGTGACGACCGACGCGGCGTACTGCTCGTCGGTGAGTTCGCTCCTGAGGTAGAACACCCCTGCACCGACCAGCAGCGCGATGACGAGGGCTGGCAGAAATGCTCGGCCCAGCTCACGCATGTGGCCGGCCAGGTCGATGGGTGGGGGTACGTCGCCTCGGTGTACGGCATCGTGGACGGACATCAACCGCATATCCTTCCGTCGTTGATGCGAGCGGATGTACCGCTTCGGCGATTCGTGGAGCCGACGGGCTCGATGATAGCCGGGGTCGGGTGTCGGTCGCGTAGCCGAGCCGCCCGTGAATGAAATTGCACATCAACAACATTGGAATAACAAGCACGGTGATTTGTTGCGATCGCGAAACCGAACTTCGAGTCCGGACCGAGCCGCCCGAATCGGACGATGTGTCCGTTGTTTCCGTGGTTCTCACTCGGATCGCGCACGGTGCCGTCCTTTCTCTGCCGCTCCCGGCAGTGGTGACTCGACGAGTCCGATCGCAACGAGCGCGTAGAGCACGGTCGCGACCAGCAGCGCCGCCGCAGCGGAGACGAGCAGCCACAAGCCGGGGTGGTACTGCACCAGGAACCAGCCGCCGACCGTCGCAGCTGCCGCGATCACGACGACGACCGAAATCGACCGCACAGGAAACAGTTTGGAAATCGGCATACTCCGCGCGATCACTGCCCACAGCAGGACGAGCGTGGTTCCGATCGTCGCTACCGTGGAGATTGCAGCTCCGTCGTACGACATTCGCGGGATCAGAACGAGGTTCAACCCGACGTTCAGGGCCAGGCCGACCAACGCCACAACGGGGTAGTGTCGCTGCATTCCGGCCGATGCGAGCACGAAAATGCCCAGCATCACCAACGACATCAGCGCAGCGCCGATCACGAGCAGACGGGCTGCGTGCGCTCCGTCGACGAAACGGTCGCCGTACAGCAAGCCGATCAGCGGCTCGGCGGACGGTACGAACGCCGCGACAGCCATCGCCCCGAACAGTGCGAACAGCAGTGCAGCCGAACGTGTGCGCGCTCGAAATGCTGTCGTGTCGTGGGGCCACGACGCGACGAGCAGGGTGCTGATCGGTGCCACCGCGGCCAACACGAAGGTGTCGATCATGTCCGAGAATTTGTAGCCGATGGAGTACAGTCCCACGGCCTCGAACGTGTCGAGCAGGCTCAGCATCAACATGTCGATCTTGAGCATGGCGATGGTGAGAGCGAAGCCGATTGCCAGTGGTACGGCCTCTTTCAGATAGGGCCCCCAGCGACGGATTTCGATGTGCCGTGACGGTCGCAGACCCATGGAACGGTTGCCGATGCCGAAGCCCTTGGTCACCAACTTGAACACTTCGTTGGCCACGGCCGGGAGAACGAAGATCAGCAGGGTGGGGGCAAGCACGGCCGCCAGGACGGTCAAGGCCAATTGGAGTGCTTGGCCTGCGCTTTCGGCGACGGCCACCAGGACCAGGCGATGACGGCTCTGGAAGAGGACGCTCAGGGCGTGGCCCGGCGTGGCGAACACGACAACCAGCCCACCCACGACCGTGGCGAGAACCACTTCGCTCGGATACTGCAGCAGAAGAACGTATGCAACGGCCAGCACGTACCCCAGCAGCCCGAGGACGGTCCGCAGAGCCAGGAACGACGATGCCGTTCGACCGATCTCCTCGGGATCGTCGTCCATCAACTTGGCCAGCACGACGCGTCCGACACCCAGATCGGTGACGACGGACATCAAGCCGAGCAGCGCGAAGACGAAGCTGAACTGACCCCAATCGTCCGGTCCGAGGGACCGCGCGACCACGACGCTGCCTGCCCATCCCAGGGC
This genomic window contains:
- a CDS encoding nitroreductase family deazaflavin-dependent oxidoreductase encodes the protein MSPDTDVIDLSSPLTLACGQILPNRVMKAALSEGLSTAEHGPDSRLETLYRRWGAGGYGLVVTGNVMVDRSHLGEPGNVVIEDDRDRDALARWAKATSDGGAPIWMQLNHPGRQANPLVTRTKPVAPSAIAPNIPGIPAPRALSENEIHDIIGRFATAAAVAETAGFDGVQIHGAHGYLVSQFLSPLSNRRDDAWGGDLDGRMRFVLEVVRAIRAAVSPSFAVGIKLNSADFQRGGFSEEESRITVEHLVRESIDLIEISGGSYESPAMMGTASTRDREAYFLEYARTVRDAAASVPLAVTGGFRTRSVMNAAVQSGECDMVGLGRPTALTPAVANSLVDGTLDRVESPRVALRVPSKSSAFKQINGALDLQWHTDQLQLIGAGRQPNSSRPAWKTAATMMQRNGWDAFRNRRGSARVETSASATKFRRERWIGKHIANPVVNGLTSIGVRTSLVTDIETVGRKSGLRRQVPVSAVFDETGAWLISQHGTRSGWGANITDEPRIRIRVGSRWRTGTATFVPDDDVALRARSFSNNPVLGRLIGAGFRALQTDPVSVRVEYDD
- a CDS encoding TetR/AcrR family transcriptional regulator, which codes for MANRSSARDDMLRSAAHLFRRRGVDATSLADVIDHAGAPRGSIYHHFPGGKPQLVEEATRTAGAAMSAMISAGLASAGPSATVRAILDGFRGELLATDFVAGCPVAPAALEGLHAPQAVAAAGESFSSWEDVIAASLWQRGLTRERSYSLATFAIAAIEGALIMAKAQRSTAALDRTEGELSALLEAVLEASAGR
- a CDS encoding MFS transporter, with translation MSSPTTSRHLADVPQFRRRYLALIVICAAELLVVLDNTVVNVALPSMGLQLRADISGLQWVVDAYTLTFAGLLLAFGHLGDRYGRKKIMVVGLAGIAVMSVGGAVAADLGQVVAARAAMGVCAAAVFPATLALIINIFTDAKERALAIAAWTAMAGFAIAIGPTAGGFLLEHFSWHSVFWINVPVALLVLVAALACVPESKAEHVGKYDPLGIALSLAGITVLVWAIIEAPHNGWLSATSIGAYLAGSAAIVAFVWWELRTPSPVLDLNLFRNRRFSLPALAIAVAYFSMFGFLFMITQYFQGVMELTPLQFGVHSLPFAISIAIGAPLATIIAQRIGTTAVIVFGLVVMSIGMFIAGQVKVETPYLGPVLVSMVLMGLGLAIVQGPATESIMSSVTLDEAGAGSAVNDTTREIGGTLGVAVLGSIVASVYTAQVSPKIDAIPDAIMEPYQKAFARETVVSVIEIVKAPTNPIFATQKADLIHAMKAASLEGFQLASFVTVAAAMTCAIAVALFLPWRRPEGSGVLLAWRESKDADGVS
- a CDS encoding glucose 1-dehydrogenase encodes the protein MSDQFSKSDPTTAFSMPDRAEQGRLEHPGLTRDMVSTPDHGENSYRGSDRLHGRKALITGGDSGIGRAVALAFAREGADVVIAHLESEGPDAQTTVDLIEGAGRAGRAIACDLTDESQCVQLVDTASEVLGGLDIVVNNAAFQMAQMGGIADITTEQFDRVLNTNLYALFWISKRAAAIMDAGSTIINTTSIQASNPSPELLDYATTKAGIVAFTKGLAGDLAERGIRVNAVAPGPIWTPLIPATMPAEKYEKFGETVPLGRPGQPAELAPSYVFLASNESSYITGETIAVTGGTPFN
- a CDS encoding STAS domain-containing protein; the encoded protein is MTVTDHFDSRFATAETADARFSIGIESYSPRLTVVRAGGELDLTSRSSLAGELDEALRGESVVLLDLSAVSFMYSGAASVIIDAAARASDRLEIFAPTRPARMVLDALGLATIVDDPRAA